The Bacteriovorax sp. Seq25_V nucleotide sequence CACCAAAAGTCGAAGTTTTGCCATCATTAGATATTGATCTCAAAAAATCAGGCACTAGTGATAGAAAAGCTGATATCGACTACGAAAACATTATCTCTGAGCTTCATGATGAAGTTGAGGGTGAAGAGCCTGATCTTGTTGATCTTGATGAGGATATGATTCTTCCTGTGCTCAGTGAAAAACTTCCTGCTATTACAGATGTTTCAACTAATAAACTCAACCAATACCTCAAAGAGATTTCACGTTATAAACTTCTATCTCGTGATCAAGAGCTCGCACTCGCTAAAGCGCTAAAAGAAACAGGCGATATTGAAATCGCTAAGAAACTAGTTCTTTCAAACCTTAGGCTCGTTGTTAAGATTGCAATGGAATACAAGTATACATTTAATAATGTGATGGACCTCATCCAAGAAGGGAATGTTGGTCTAATGAAGGCCGTCTCTCTCTATGACCCAGATAAAGGGGCTAAGCTTAGCTACTATGCGAGTTGGTGGATTCGTTCTTATATTTTGAAGTTTATCCTTGATAACTTCCGACTTGTAAAAATTGGAACCACAAACGAACAGAAGAAACTTTTTTATAACCTGATGAGAGAGAAACAAAAATTATTGAACCAAGGGATTGATCCAGACCACAAAGTCCTAGCCGAAAACCTTGATGTTTCCGAAAAGGCAGTGGCCTTGATGGATATGAGACTTGGCGAAGGCGGGGGAGAGATATCTCTTGATCGCCCAGTTGGTGATGAGGCCAAACAAAGTATTGGAGACTTTGTCTCGTCAGGAGAGGACTTTACTGAGGATATTTCATTCCAGCAAAGCTTGAAATTATTGCAAGATAACTTAGACGATTTTGTTAAGGGGCTCAAAGAAAGAGATCGTGAAATCTTCCAAAAACGATTATTGTCCGAAGCACCTGCGTCATTACAAGCAATTGCGGACGATTACGGGGTTTCAAGAGAGAGAATTCGTCAAATTGAGTCTCGTCTTATTGATAACTTAAAGCTTTACATGTCAGATATTATTAGATAATATGCATCATTAAAAATCGCCCCATTCTCGGTTTGAAAAATAACTTTCATACTTGGTTTAGGGTTTGTTAGGAGTATATATGATTTCAAAATTAGAAACAGAAACACTAGTAAAAGAATTTGGAGCAGCTTTTGGTTCAGGTGAAAAAGATGCTGGTTGTACAGCTGTACAAGTTGCAGTTCTTACAACAAGAATCAACAACCTAAAAGAGCACTTTGCAGCTCACAAGCATGACTATTCTGGAAACAGAGGTCTATTAAAGATGATTGGTAAGAGACGTCGTCTTTTAAAGTATCTTGCAACATCTGATGATGCAAAATACAAAGCAGTTATTTCAAAACTTGGTTTAAGAAAGTAATAAAAAAGGGGAACCCAAGGGTTCCCTTTTTTGTTTTTAAGCAGTAAAATTTAACTAAGATTATTTGACCTTTAGTTGTAGAAATTTAAGGGATATTTGAATAGGGGTGGAAGCTCACATTGAAATATTCTTTGGATTTCCTCTAAACAAAAATAATCACAACATTTAATTTATATCTTAAGACCCACGAAGGGTCTTTCATCGGAGTGCATTTATGCTAAACAGCAAAAAACAATTTACGTACAATTACGGCGGAAAAGAAGTAACAATCGAAACAGGAAGACTTGCAAAGCAAGCTGATGGTTCGGTACTTGTTTCATGTGAAGGAACTCAAGTTCTTGTTACAGTATGTTCTGCAACTGAACTAAAAGACGGACAAGATTTCTTTCCACTTTTAGTTGAGTACACTGAAAAATTCTACTCAGCAGGTAAATTCCTGGGTGGATTTATGAAAAGAGAAGGCCGCCCAACAGTTGGTGAGACTCTAAACGCGAGACTAATCGATAGACCACTTAGACCAATGTTCCCAGAAGGATATATGTTTGACACAGTAGTTTCTTGTACTGTTATTTCTTATTCTGAAAATGGTGACCCTGAGGTTCTAGCTGGTATTGGTGCTTCTGCAGCACTTACTATTTCTGATATCCCATTCTATGGACCAATTGCTTCATGTAAAGTTGGTAGAATTGGTGGCAAACTAGTTCTTAACCCAAGCCACTCTCAATGGGCAGAGTCTGATCTTGAAATCGCTGTTTCAGCATCTGAAGATGCGATTCTTATGGTTGAAGGTGAAGCGAAAATTGTTCCAGAAAGTGAAGTTCTTGAAGCTATTTTCTTTGGACATGACGAAATTAAAGGTTTCGTAAAATTCCTTAAAGAAGTTCAAGCTGAAGTTGGTGTTGCTAAGAGAGAATATATCCCAGCAACTCCAAATAAAAAACTAATGGAAACAATCACTGAGCGTTTCTCAAGTAAAGCAAGAGTATGTCTTGCGATTGATGATAAAATGAAGAGACAAAAAGCAGTTAAGCTTCTTGAAAAAGATGTTGCTGCTGATATGTCAGCAAGTTTCGCTGATTATCAATTAGAAGAAGGATCAAGCTTTTCAAAATATGCTAACAAAGGTGTTGATGAGCTTCTTTATAACCTTCTTAGATCTGACCTACTTGATCACGAGAAGAGAATTGCTGGTCGTAAGCTAAATGAAGTTAGAGAAATTGAAACTGAAGTAGATATTCTTGCTACTCCACACGGATCTTCTTTGTTTACTCGTGGTGAAACTCAGGTAATGGCTACTGTTACTCTTGGAGGTTCATCAGGTGAGCAAATGGCAGATAGAATTCTTGGTACATCTTATGACAAGTTCTACCTACATTATAACTTCCCTCCTTACTCAGTTGGTGAAGCTCGTGGTGTTAGAGGTGTTGGACGTCGTGAAATGGGTCACGGTAACCTTGCTGAAAGAGCGCTTAAGGCTGTTTTCCCACACGGAGAATTCCCATATACAGCAAGAGTTGTGTGTGAGGTTCTAGAGTCTAATGGTTCAAGTTCGATGGGTTCAGTTTGTTCAGGTTCGATGGCCCTTATGGATGCTGGTGTTCCTATTACTGCTCCAGTTGCAGGTATTGCAATGGGACTTGTAAGTGATGGTGACAGATACAAAATCTTAACAGACATTCTTGGAGATGAAGATCACCTTGGTGATATGGACTTTAAAGTTGCAGGTACATCTGAAGGGATTACAGCAATTCAAATGGATATTAAGATCACTGGTCTTACTCGTGAGATTATTGAAAACGCTATTAAACAAGCACAGGAAGGAAGACTTCATATTCTTGAGCAAATGGCGAAGACAATTTCTACAAGAAGAATGAATTATAAAAAAGGTGTTCCTATCATGAAGTCAATGATGATTGCACAAGATAAAATCGGTGCACTTATTGGACCTGGTGGAAAGAACATTAAGAAGATTCAAGAGCTATTTGCCATTACAATTGAAATTGATGATACAGGTCTAACTAAATTTGTTGGTGCAGATTCTGAGATCGTTGATTCTGCAATGGAACTTGTAAAACTTCAGTTAACTGGACCAGAAGTTGGTGCGACATATACAGCTACAGTAGCTTCTATCAAGGACTACGGTGCATTTGTTGATATTGCTGAAGGTGTTTCAGGTCTTGTTCACGTATCTGAACTTGCTGATGAAAGAGTTAAAGACGCAAACGATTACGTAAACGTTGATGACAAAATCAAAGTTAAGGTTCTTGAGATCGACAGAATGGGAAGAGTTAAGCTTTCTGCTAAGGCCGTTGAACCTCTAAAGAGAAAAGATGGACAAGCACCAGCTCCTAAAGCTGAGAAGACAGAAGAATAATTTCCTATGACTTCGAAAGTTAAATTAAATATAGTTAAACTGCCTAATTATGATGAGGCCCTAGCACTCCCTAGTTACGAAACAACTGGGGCCGCTGGAGCTGATCTAAGGGCAAGTATTGGTCCAGGAGAGTCACTTGTGATTCATCCTGGTCAAAGACTTTTAGTTCCAACTGGTCTGGCCTTCGAAATCCCTCATGGATATGAAGTACAAATTAGACCTCGTTCGGGAATGTCTCTCAAAACAGATATTCTTGTGGTTAATTCCCCTGGTACAATTGATTGTGACTACAGAGGGGAAGTAAAGATCATACTTGGGAATTTTGGCTCAAGTGATTATACTATTAACCATGGTGATCGTATCGCACAAATGGTTATTGCTCCTGTTTTACAGGCTGACTTCCAAGTTGTTGATAGTTTAAGCGACACTGAAAGAGGCTCAGGTGGATTTGGCTCAACTGGGACAAACTAAGAGGATGTAAAATGGATCTAAATGTTAATTACAATATTGCAAAGTCGGCAACAGAAGCGTATGACCTAGCAAAAGAACAAATCACTCCTGATTATGTAGCAAAATTTAACGTTCCTTGTGACATTGATTACTCACCTGGATCAACTACAATTTCTGCTAAAGGGAAGGGATTTACTTTAACTCTAGTTTTTGAAGAAGATCGTTGTGCTGTAAAGCTAGAGCTTTCATTTCTTTTAAGACCGGTTAGAGGAAAAGTTCTAGATACAATTGAAAATAAATTAAAAAAGACGGTGTAAAAATGGCAAAGGTAAAGTTACTGCCAAGTGGAGAGACTCTCTACGTTGATAATTCAAAGTCACTACTTGAACATTTAAAAGATAGTGGAATCTACGTGAAATCTAGTTGTGGTGGTCACGCAAGCTGTACTGACTGTGTTGTAAAAGTAGTTGAAGGCGCAGACAATATGAATACGCCAACTTTTGATGAGATGAAGCTTCTAGGAAATGTTTTTCATATTACAAAAGAACGTCTTTCTTGTCAGTGTCTTATTGCTGATGATGTGACAATTGATATCTCGGCTCACGATAAAGGTTCTGATGAAGAACGTCGTGATAACAAGAGCAAGAAAATTACTTCTAAATTCAAAGTACGAAAGAAAGAAGAATACGATAAAATCATTACAGAACGTAAAGAAAATAGCATTAAGAAGCAAGAAGGTAAGGATACTTGGCAAAGACACTGGGAAAAAGAAGGTGTTAAATTTGACAAGAAGCTCGGTGGAAATCGTAGACCTAAAGGTCTTAAGGATCTTGATCTTGCTGAAGAAAAAAAGAAATCAAAAAAAGATAGAGAATAAATAAAAAAAGACCTCGATGAGGTCTTTTTTAGTATTTAGCGAGTAGTTCTTTCATTTTTACAAGATCGGCCTTGCGTGAGTGACGATCAAGGAAAAGTTCCTTCCCATTACTTGTGGTCATGAATAACTGGAAGTAACCCTTATTTTCAAAACCTCTAAGCTCGGCACTTCCCTGCATTTTTGCAACGTTTGGAGAGTCCATGAAGTGCTTTACTTCAAATGCATCCTGAGATTTTAATGTATGTTTTCTTGAGAAAAGTGGGATCCAAAATACCTTATGTGTAACAATAAGACTTGTACCAGATTTCTTAATAACTTTCTCATAGAAGAAAAAGCATAGCATGACGAGAGGGATGAGGGTCATCGTTAGGGTCGCTCCGATAACGATTGCCTGGTTGATTGAGTCTCCTGTCTCATAGAGCTTGAACATTGGTCCTTTAACAGCAAGGGCCATTGCGAAGACCACTGTCAAAATAGCTGCTAGATAACCCCAAAATATAAGAGGAAGTCCATAACTTTTTAAAGAGATTTCATTGTTTTTTAAATCGATTCTATCTGTTTCGTCTTCGGAAACAGGAAATTGTATCATTAGTCCCATGGCGAGATATTATGATTTTTGGGGCTTTTTGGCAATATTTATGCTGGGAGTGTGATTGAAAACTCCGCAAAGTCCCCAATTTTTCCATCTACGCTGATTTTCCCACCGTGTAGGCCAGTGATGATATCATAGCTTAGAGAAAGGCCTAGACCAGTTCCTTCACCTGTTGGTTTAGTCGTGAAAAATGGTGTAAATACTTTTTCGATAGTTTCTTTATCAAGTCCCATCCCATTATCATGAACGACGATATTGATGTTACTTCCATCTTTTCTTGTCGTGATATTTAGCTCGGGAATGTATGACTTATCATTAAATTTTTCACTCTTTTTAAGCATTGAATAAAATGAATTAGAGAATAGATTTAAAAATACACGAGCGATATCAGCAGAAATTACTTCTATTTCACCAATTTTATCATCAAAATTTTTAATAATATTGATATGAAAACCTTTGTACTTTGCTCTCATCGCGTGAAAGGCAAAGTTTAAGTTTTCATCGAGTATGTTATGAATATCTGCTTTCTCTTTGATATTATTTTCATTTCCTGCTCGTGAGTGGGCAAGCATACTTTTAACAATTTGTTCCGCGCGTTTTCCGTGACTGGAAATTTCACTTACCATTTTTTCGATGTCATTGATGTCATCAATAATTTCTGATTTTGCTGTTTCTGATGCTTCCATGTCGTTAACCTTAGTTAAGACGTCTTTTAAACTTTCATCTGAAACTTGTGCAAAGTTAATGACGAAATTTAAAGGGTTATTAATTTCATGAGCAATACCACTCGTTAAATTTCCAAGTGATGCTAGTTTTTCCTGCGCGATCATGTGATCTTGCATTTTATTAATCTCATCGATTTTTTGTTCAAGAATCGAATTCTTGTCATTCAGCTGCTTTGTTCTTTTTAGAACGAGATCTTCAAGATGAGACTTATAATCTTTTAATTGTGATTCTGCATCGTCTCGATTCTTAATATAATTCTTGAGATTGAGCCTCATGCGATTCAAGGAAATGATAAGATCGAAAATTTCATTATTTTCATCAATAGCTGACTTGTTAATGACAAGCTCTTGGTCGATATTTTTATGGGTCAAATCTTCGGCATACTTTGAGATAAGAATAATTTTCTTGGCAATTGTCACGTAGATAATAAAGAGAATTATAAACGAGACGAGGAATGTTTTTATTGTTTGGGTGACTAGAACGATAAATATTTTGTCGAGAATTCTATCGTAGAGGTAGTCTAGATTTGCAGAAACTACGACATATCCAATTGTACTTTGATTTTTCTTTCCATAGCTTAGGTCAAAGCGGTGCTCAATCTTTCTTGTAAATTGGTTATTACCCTTTTCCATGAAAATGGCATCACCATTATTCTTTGATTCAACGACTTTGATATACTCAATGTCACGAAGTTTTAATATACCTGTTAAGAGAACATCGATCTGGTCGTTGTCTAGATGCCAAAGCGAGTTTGCAAGAGACGATGAATAACTCGACTCGACCTGGATAATTGTCTTTTGAATTGAGTTATAATCACCTTTATAATCTATATAAACTTGTACCAATGTACTGATAAAAGTAAAAAAGCTACTAGTTATTAAAATATATTTTAATAACATAAAAGATAATCTGGATTTAAACCACTCTTTTACCATATTATTCCTGTAAACTGATTTCGCTTATAGTATCGGTTATTTTCTAATTCCCTTAAAGCTTTTTATTTCCAAATATCTGTTTTTAGGGAATTTGTATTGATGTGCTATTAATTGATGTACTTTCTCGAGATTTAGAATATTAAGGGTAAGGGGCATTGAATCGTATATAGCCCCTTTGCTCTTTGCGACTTCGATGCCACAAAGTTGGGGGCATAGAAATAAAAAAGGCTCCTTGTGGAGCCTTTTTTTATACTGCTCCTGTGCTTCTTACTAGAATTTTGCAAAAAACAGGGGAGCATAGATAAAAAAAATGCCCCATTAAGGGGCATTGTTTTTATCTATTTAATAGCTTCGCGGATGCGAGAAGATAACCAGTCCATTAGCCATACGATGATAGCGATAACGATAACTAACATCCCGACTTCGTTCCACTTTGCAAGACCTTGGTACTGCATAAGCATAGTACCAATACCCCCACCACCAACTAGACCG carries:
- a CDS encoding RNA polymerase factor sigma-32 — translated: MNKKDKAPKVEVLPSLDIDLKKSGTSDRKADIDYENIISELHDEVEGEEPDLVDLDEDMILPVLSEKLPAITDVSTNKLNQYLKEISRYKLLSRDQELALAKALKETGDIEIAKKLVLSNLRLVVKIAMEYKYTFNNVMDLIQEGNVGLMKAVSLYDPDKGAKLSYYASWWIRSYILKFILDNFRLVKIGTTNEQKKLFYNLMREKQKLLNQGIDPDHKVLAENLDVSEKAVALMDMRLGEGGGEISLDRPVGDEAKQSIGDFVSSGEDFTEDISFQQSLKLLQDNLDDFVKGLKERDREIFQKRLLSEAPASLQAIADDYGVSRERIRQIESRLIDNLKLYMSDIIR
- the rpsO gene encoding 30S ribosomal protein S15 — encoded protein: MISKLETETLVKEFGAAFGSGEKDAGCTAVQVAVLTTRINNLKEHFAAHKHDYSGNRGLLKMIGKRRRLLKYLATSDDAKYKAVISKLGLRK
- the pnp gene encoding polyribonucleotide nucleotidyltransferase; amino-acid sequence: MLNSKKQFTYNYGGKEVTIETGRLAKQADGSVLVSCEGTQVLVTVCSATELKDGQDFFPLLVEYTEKFYSAGKFLGGFMKREGRPTVGETLNARLIDRPLRPMFPEGYMFDTVVSCTVISYSENGDPEVLAGIGASAALTISDIPFYGPIASCKVGRIGGKLVLNPSHSQWAESDLEIAVSASEDAILMVEGEAKIVPESEVLEAIFFGHDEIKGFVKFLKEVQAEVGVAKREYIPATPNKKLMETITERFSSKARVCLAIDDKMKRQKAVKLLEKDVAADMSASFADYQLEEGSSFSKYANKGVDELLYNLLRSDLLDHEKRIAGRKLNEVREIETEVDILATPHGSSLFTRGETQVMATVTLGGSSGEQMADRILGTSYDKFYLHYNFPPYSVGEARGVRGVGRREMGHGNLAERALKAVFPHGEFPYTARVVCEVLESNGSSSMGSVCSGSMALMDAGVPITAPVAGIAMGLVSDGDRYKILTDILGDEDHLGDMDFKVAGTSEGITAIQMDIKITGLTREIIENAIKQAQEGRLHILEQMAKTISTRRMNYKKGVPIMKSMMIAQDKIGALIGPGGKNIKKIQELFAITIEIDDTGLTKFVGADSEIVDSAMELVKLQLTGPEVGATYTATVASIKDYGAFVDIAEGVSGLVHVSELADERVKDANDYVNVDDKIKVKVLEIDRMGRVKLSAKAVEPLKRKDGQAPAPKAEKTEE
- the dut gene encoding dUTP diphosphatase, whose product is MTSKVKLNIVKLPNYDEALALPSYETTGAAGADLRASIGPGESLVIHPGQRLLVPTGLAFEIPHGYEVQIRPRSGMSLKTDILVVNSPGTIDCDYRGEVKIILGNFGSSDYTINHGDRIAQMVIAPVLQADFQVVDSLSDTERGSGGFGSTGTN
- a CDS encoding polyhydroxyalkanoic acid system family protein; the encoded protein is MDLNVNYNIAKSATEAYDLAKEQITPDYVAKFNVPCDIDYSPGSTTISAKGKGFTLTLVFEEDRCAVKLELSFLLRPVRGKVLDTIENKLKKTV
- a CDS encoding 2Fe-2S iron-sulfur cluster-binding protein, with the translated sequence MAKVKLLPSGETLYVDNSKSLLEHLKDSGIYVKSSCGGHASCTDCVVKVVEGADNMNTPTFDEMKLLGNVFHITKERLSCQCLIADDVTIDISAHDKGSDEERRDNKSKKITSKFKVRKKEEYDKIITERKENSIKKQEGKDTWQRHWEKEGVKFDKKLGGNRRPKGLKDLDLAEEKKKSKKDRE
- a CDS encoding ATP-binding protein, translated to MLLKYILITSSFFTFISTLVQVYIDYKGDYNSIQKTIIQVESSYSSSLANSLWHLDNDQIDVLLTGILKLRDIEYIKVVESKNNGDAIFMEKGNNQFTRKIEHRFDLSYGKKNQSTIGYVVVSANLDYLYDRILDKIFIVLVTQTIKTFLVSFIILFIIYVTIAKKIILISKYAEDLTHKNIDQELVINKSAIDENNEIFDLIISLNRMRLNLKNYIKNRDDAESQLKDYKSHLEDLVLKRTKQLNDKNSILEQKIDEINKMQDHMIAQEKLASLGNLTSGIAHEINNPLNFVINFAQVSDESLKDVLTKVNDMEASETAKSEIIDDINDIEKMVSEISSHGKRAEQIVKSMLAHSRAGNENNIKEKADIHNILDENLNFAFHAMRAKYKGFHINIIKNFDDKIGEIEVISADIARVFLNLFSNSFYSMLKKSEKFNDKSYIPELNITTRKDGSNINIVVHDNGMGLDKETIEKVFTPFFTTKPTGEGTGLGLSLSYDIITGLHGGKISVDGKIGDFAEFSITLPA